One Verrucomicrobiales bacterium DNA window includes the following coding sequences:
- a CDS encoding WYL domain-containing protein: MRRTAKAPRKAKALALPSSRPPLERMMQIHQAIQSGDYPTATTLANQLEVSIKSIHRDLEFMRDRLQLPLAYDEIRHGWHYTEDVASFPTLQITEGELFALLVAEKALQQYRGTHFERPLVSAFKKMAASLPDTISLNLAEWEQTISFRTSAEPLLNLQVFDTLAKATTHHQQLKIHYRKPGGKPPEERLIDPYHLANINGEWYLFAYDHLRKDLRTFVPSRIQSLESTGKKFERPARFSLENRLRNSFSVHSGDGEYLVVVRFTAQVADFIREKKWHPSQFLKELPHGGVELRLTLSSLNEVERWILAWGGDATVVEPAELKARIRQAAERLQQSH, encoded by the coding sequence ATGCGCCGAACTGCCAAAGCGCCCCGTAAGGCCAAGGCGTTGGCGCTTCCCAGCTCCCGCCCTCCGCTGGAGCGGATGATGCAAATTCACCAGGCGATCCAGTCTGGTGATTATCCCACCGCCACGACCCTGGCGAACCAGCTGGAGGTCAGCATCAAGTCGATCCATCGCGATCTGGAGTTCATGCGGGACCGCCTGCAGCTTCCGCTGGCCTACGACGAGATCCGCCACGGCTGGCATTACACCGAGGACGTCGCTTCCTTCCCCACCCTCCAGATCACCGAGGGTGAACTTTTCGCGCTGCTGGTGGCCGAAAAAGCGCTGCAGCAATATCGGGGAACGCACTTCGAACGGCCGCTGGTCAGCGCCTTCAAGAAGATGGCGGCCAGCCTTCCTGACACCATCTCACTGAACCTCGCCGAGTGGGAGCAGACCATTTCCTTCCGCACCAGCGCCGAGCCGCTGCTCAACCTGCAGGTCTTCGACACCTTGGCGAAGGCCACCACGCATCATCAGCAGCTGAAGATCCACTATCGTAAGCCCGGGGGAAAACCACCGGAGGAACGGCTGATCGATCCCTACCATCTCGCCAATATCAACGGGGAATGGTATCTCTTCGCCTACGACCATCTCAGAAAGGACCTCCGCACCTTCGTGCCTTCGCGAATCCAATCGCTCGAGTCCACCGGAAAGAAGTTCGAGCGCCCGGCGCGGTTCTCCCTGGAGAACCGGCTGCGCAACAGCTTTAGCGTCCACTCGGGTGACGGGGAATACTTGGTCGTGGTCCGATTCACCGCCCAAGTCGCCGACTTCATCCGCGAAAAGAAGTGGCATCCGTCGCAATTCCTGAAAGAGCTGCCGCACGGGGGCGTGGAGCTGCGGCTTACTCTCTCCAGTTTGAATGAAGTCGAGCGTTGGATTCTCGCCTGGGGCGGCGATGCCACGGTCGTGGAGCCGGCGGAACTGAAGGCCCGGATCCGACAAGCCGCCGAGCGGCTTCAGCAGTCGCACTGA